The following are encoded in a window of Gossypium raimondii isolate GPD5lz chromosome 13, ASM2569854v1, whole genome shotgun sequence genomic DNA:
- the LOC105774438 gene encoding binding partner of ACD11 1, with product MATQSVKVGNVSLGASEKDLKEFFSFSGEIAYVEMNGDNEQSQVAYITFKDSKGAETAVLLSGATIVDQSVTIELAPDYKPPASATLATENKGSANAESAVQKAEDVVSDMLARGFILGKDALNKAKTFDEKHGLTSTATATVASLDEKIGFTEKINVGTTIMNEKVREMDQKYQVSEKTKSALTAAEQTVSNASSALMKNQYVLTGATWAMGAFNKVAKAAGDVGQKTREKVLAEEQAKNPEGNAQVNEAESVKAAEPAEGGKQPSNPPSTQDKVVGEQQAQKPEGNAEIKEAESIKVTLL from the exons ATGGCG acCCAATCTGTGAAAGTGGGAAACGTTTCCTTGGGTGCATCTGAGAAAGATCTCAAGGAGTTCTTTTCCTTCTCCGGTGAAATTGCATATGTTGAAATGAATGG TGATAATGAGCAATCTCAAGTTGCATATATTACTTTCAAGGACTCAAAGGGGGCAGAGACTGCTGTTCTTCTTTCG GGGGCAACAATTGTTGATCAGTCTGTTACCATAGAATTAGCTCCTGATTACAAGCCACCCGCCTCTGCAACACTT GCAACAGAGAACAAAGGTTCTGCCAATGCTGAATCTGCTGTCCAGAAAGCAGAAGATGTTGTAAGTGACATGCTTGCCAGAGGATTTATTCTTGGCAAAGATGCATTGAACAAAGCAAAGACCTTTGATGAGAAGCATGGGCTGACATCAACTGCTACTGCCACGGTTGCTTCTCTGGACGAGAAGATTGGTTTCACTGAGAAAATCAATGTTGGCACAACCATTATGAATGAAAAAGTGAGGGAAATGGACCAGAAGTATCAGGTGTCCGAGAAGACCAAGTCGGCCTTGACAGCTGCTGAGCAAACGGTGAGCAATGCCAGTTCTGCTCTCATGAAGAATCAGTATGTTTTAACTGGAGCCACTTGGGCTATGGGTGCTTTCAACAAGGTTGCTAAGGCTGCGGGCGATGTGGGGCAGAAGACGAGAGAAAAAGTTTTGGCCGAGGAACAAGCGAAGAATCCAGAGGGAAATGCACAGGTTAATGAAGCTGAATCTGTCAAAGCTGCTGAGCCTGCTGAAGGTGGCAAGCAACCTTCCAATCCCCCATCTACACAAGATAAAGTTGTGGGTGAGCAACAAGCTCAGAAACCAGAGGGGAATGCAGAGATTAAAGAAGCTGAATCTATCAAAGTTACCCTGCTGTAG